Within Cydia fagiglandana chromosome 1, ilCydFagi1.1, whole genome shotgun sequence, the genomic segment atcagAAAAGAGCAcccaatttaaaataataattatatgagGAAATAAGTACGTGTAATAGAATAACTCACACCTTGCGAAAGTTATAGTGATCATTAGTATTGATTTGATACATGACTCCCAACAAAATAGgaaataatttacaatataagtagtattatcaaactgcacaacgggacttaatcgcgtatttaagttttaagatttacctccgacagaaaatcgtcaggtcaacaagtctgcggtggctgagcatttgctggagtcaggaccaaaccactggattgagctgcataaccctaaaatcctctccacggatcgccatttctacagtagaaaagtgcgggaagccattgaaatcaaaaaacattgcaattttaatcgggacgagggttttaagatctcatccacatggaatccagtcattagtaaatgtaagcggaaacgaatatcgacagtcgataaatcgaatatcgttagtgttgtgtgtcgacagagtgacatccctagtgcgcaaaacgttcaaactgataaacaagaccaagtgcgggtagttcgaaaaactcgcgcggctagaagatgttgatgtcaacttgagccagtcttctccgagaccacggggacaacgccgtcctcgaaacgtcggaggtaaatcttaaaacttaaatacgcgattaagtcccgttgtgcagtttgataatataAGTAGTGGCTAAATAAGCTATAAGTCCTACGCAAATAATAAAGACCGGAAATTTAAACACAGACGTAAACTGTCACTTTAACTTTTTCAGGTCGGTGTCGTCAGTAATGACGAACACTCTTGATTTGTCATTTTTGCGCATAAAGATTTTACATTGTTTTACCCAGAGATAATCGTAATTCAGCTCAACCTTCTTATCACGAGCCTTCCTCAGTAATATCTTATTGCCGGTTGTTAGGTGTTCATTAAGATAAATGGCGACCGCAGGCCCAGTGAGGCCGGCGTCGGCGCTGGTGAggccgcggcgcgcgcgcgccgccgccaccaGCTCGTCCTTGCGCCTCCGCTGACAGAAACGAACTATGATCGCAGGAGGCCTTGAGTCCGCATTCTCCTTACTGCTTAACGACGACTGGAAGCGGCGCACGCGATGTATGGTGTCGACGTCAGTTTCACATAGATTGAAACCGACCGTGACACAGATGCCGCCTAAGATGGACATTAAGTTCTCCCCATTCGTCTGCGGAACACCACTGATTTCGATGTTATTAAGCCTACCGAACTGCTCCCGGCCACTCTCATTTACTTTTAAGGCGGCCAGCTCCGATTCAAGACTCTTCAAACTGGACTCAACTGCCGGGAGGCGGTCGACCTTGGCTTCTGCCAGAGTAAGCCTCGTAGTGAGGTCATCCAATCTGGTTTCAAGCATACCGAGCTTGCCCTCAATATTTGTGATACCCTGGTTAGCCTGGTCCAATCCTTCCTGCATTTTATTGAATTGAGATTTAAATCCTTTCACTTCCTTTACTAAGTCTGCCAGTACATCGCTACTATCACATTGACGGCATGAAATACACCGCCAACTCGACTTCTTATCGGCCGTCATTCTTTTAAAGGTTGTTTCTTGCACCCCGGAGCATCTAAAGTGGTAAAAACCACCACACTGGGAACACTGGACATCCCCATCGCCATCGAAACGTAAATCGCACTTCTTGCACGAGGGCATTTCAGGGAAAATATATAATAGGTAAATTAAGCCCAACAAGTCGCAATTACGAGGTTAATATATTTGCCATaacaataattgttacatatttgccataacttatttttaaaatgtgtttttcaattaaaagacacatcaagattgtttacctaatttctaatgctaaaaaaaacgaagtataagtatatttttaaacaatttttcaTCGTAATTCATTTAAGAAATATATGAACGTTGTTTTATATAGTTATTATAGGTGCAAACTCTTtctttgtgtaaaaaaaaacataaaacacaGACATTAttgaaaacatttattataaattaaccATAGAGTGACTTTTCACAAAACCGACTTTTTGACACTATACGAGTTAggataaaaaaacaatttcagATAAATTGTAATAGCTTCtcactattattattaaaaacaaaactaaaaaatctAAGGAAGGACGGGGCAGGGCTGtggttgtaattatttatttgattgcgtaaaaatattttttataatgttaatcCAGAGGTAAAAATGGGACTTATGTTTGCATAGAGACGCGGTCCTTTCCTCTTAATATACACTGTTTTATATTTTGGTAATGGTCTAAGAGCTAGCCACAGCAATAGGTATGCCATTTATAGAGCAAAGAAATCCCTCTAGTTAGTATgccatactatcattattaattaatccgggcgcctggcagctgttTAGCGGTGGGAGTGGATGGGCAACAAAGTGGTTGTAAAATCAATTGAAGGTGTaccaaattttttatctatagttttgtaagttttattatgtttgtttattcctttctttgtttttatcaataaataaactcaTAGGTCAGGAAataaatgctcaaaaaacgttgtagagggaaatgctaggaacacaatttttgactccgtaactttgtttggactagttaggaggtgaacatatcaaaagtccccggccgtagccccggtgctggggggtagaggggggtaagaaggtcgaatttttcggtttttcattgctatcttggaaactttgcgtcttagcgacatgactactaagacaaaccgaaagctgataaaattagttacaagttttatccagtcaagtttttcgatatcatgaatagtttttgagatacccgctcttgaaagtttatttagggaatttaattttatcttgatatctacgtcagtgaagctgttaggccatgtttggtatcattttcgtataaatcgggggtgctgaattcatttatggtatcacattgacactattccgaagtaaaaccaaaatttaaaaaaatatatttttttaaatccctcttcacgcttaaactgctgaaccaatttcgttgaaatttggtatagaaatagtttcagtctcgacacagaacatagaatagttttaataaccaaaaagcatcttttgagggtgtgaaaagtggggtggaagtttgtatgggaagtcaataaccgctgaaccggtttagatgaaatttagggcGGAATACATCTgtaatttagatgaaaatgataccaaacatgacttcaaaccttaccttgagcagtattaacctcagaaattcagtttcgtcgacgaagttgaattccccccatactccatttcacaactttaaaggatgattattgagataaaaagtatcttatgtcctgtcttgggacttgaaatatctgtataccaaatttcaattaaatcggttgagcgatTTAAGCTTGaagaggaataaaaaaaaaaggtatttgtttaaagtttatatgatTTTTCTTAGGAAttgtgtcaatgtgataccaaaactgaattcagcacccctgatttatacgaaaatgataccaaacacggtctagcagcgtcactaatgtagatatcaagataaaattgaaagccctaaataaactttcaagagcggatatctcaaaaactattcaagatatcgaaaaacttgactgaataaaagttgtaacaaattttatcagcttttggtttgtcttagtagtcatgtcgctaagacgcatagtttccaagatataagtgaaaaaccgaaaaatgagaccttctttcccccctctaccccccagcaccggggctacggccggggacttttgatatgttcaccttctaactagtccaaacaaagttacgtagtcaaaaattgtgttcctagcatttccctctataacttattattgcttggcctatcaATTGAAGgtgtgcaatttatagagctctGTGTTTGGTATAatagctattttttttttcctaacaCTTACCTAGGCGTCGGTAATTGAACAGAGtagtactgttatttattctgtgacagagtACAAAAAGTAGAAGACATATACGACACTATGCGTAAAGCAATTGTGAGTCAGGTGCAATTTGCTCGTGATCTTCCTGCAGGCGCACAAGTGATTGTGTATTTTCATTTACACATTTTCAGATAAAATGCCTGGCgttgttatattttaattaaatacataattagctattatatcacaccaaactcagagctctataaattgcacacCTTCAATTGATTTTGCAACCCCTTTGTTGCCCATCCACTCCCGCACCCACCGctgaacagctgccaggcgcccgaattgattaataatgatagtatggcacactaactagagggatttcgttgctctataaattgcatacCTATTGCCGTGGCTAGCTCTCCGGAGTCCGGCTATAACATGTTTTGAAAAACCGGACAAGAGCATGTTGTGTCGAGGCATGTCGTGTCGAGGCATGCTCGGTTTAGGGTTTTGTTATTGTTTGACTGTCAAAATAGGTGTACTTGAAAGAGGGTTATTTATTGTTAATACTATGTACATAACAAGCTAAAGCACTTAGGTTTTGGTGTACTTGAAAGAGGGTTATTTATTGTTAATACTATGTACATAACAAGCTAAAGCACTTAGGTTTTTTTATTACTCTTTTATCATTAATGTTTTTCAAAATTAATTCTCGAGAAGCAATTTGACCGCGATAGGGTTCTATGGATGGCATAGCTGCATTATTCCTCAAAACTGTACACCCAACTTCAATATtgcatggccactttatgaatgaattcattcataatgtgCTCGCTGTACACCAAACTTTATTCGCAACTTCCAAGCGCTTACGCATCGTAAATATGAATACGAGTATACCAACTTCGGCATGTCATGATTTGAATTTTAGATTGCCTATGAAGCAACACTCGATAATGTGTATATAGGGAAATGCAGTAGGTAACGGAGTGGCGTGTGCCTCACTGATAAAGGTTTTAGGGTGATATCCAATTTGGCGGCGTGGCAATCCTATAAGATTTAAACTCAATGTACTTATAGCGTGTAGCGTAAACCTCAATACGTGGAGAATTTCGTTTATTGAGAATGAGAGGTTTAGGTCCAACATAAAATGTCCATCCAATATTAGATtatatgaaaattatttaaatttattaaattattattcattCTATGAAAATTTTCGGCAAATTGGGTAAAATCGATTATGATTTATTTGGCTTAGTCTCAAGAAAGAGgacttttatattttagttaaatTCGTGAAATCGGATAGAAAATACGCCATTATTTCCACATGTCAAACCCATTGTAATCGAAATTACCTAGAACTTTTTCTAGGAAAAACGAGTCATTGACAAAACTTTTATCGATAAGCAAAGCAGGTCAACTGCAGGTCAAAGATAAATATGTattgaaaagaaaaataaaattagttgTAACTTTTAAAGCATGTACAATAATATAATCAATTAACCATTTCCGTGAGGATATAGGAAACAGTGATAAAAGAACTTGAAAATGAAAACGAAAACTATTGTATAATattagcaaagagaatttgtaATAGAGAGTTAACAAACAACTTGATAATAAATAGAGAGGTATAAGTCATAAAAAACGTGCCCCTGAGTTTCACATCCAAAACAGACGGCGCTCTACTGCAccatatataccgggtgtggcctgtaatatgagcaaaaaatttacctgtaggctgtactcctcatactgaccaaaatttgttcaacgacttttaaaaataacttgtggtttgatttttaataaactttaaagtttattctaagacgcaatgtattgcgaatttttttatgtttaaggcgtgacaagcaacgtcaatcacaatgatatggcgtggcaatggcgtccattgaagataaatttttttttgtatgaaaaatagggagtctaagtACTTCAtagtttttaaaagttgttgaacaaaagtgtcaccgtttgaggactacaatctatgttttaattatttgctcgtgttataggccacacccggtatgattTGCCGTCACTTAATTGTCAAACACCAACTTTTAACAACTAGAGTTAAAGCAAAATGTATGGAGATGTACAGCGGCATCTCGttaacatgtaatttttttttacatatttagggtaaaccctccagtgaatgaacaccccccagtgaatgaacaaaatcacgtttttcgtgtaaaataagaaatatagcaatttcttccacttgtttaattttttttcttattaacaactctatttcctatgcaatgacaacccgtaataaatttattttcgacaagttaggatgtgactggcgtttgaagtttgcgtgtttctggatttgaagttttgtatggaaatattagatcccagataagaacagtgtacgtttggagcaacatatgaagtgcttatttaatctttaccagtacaaagtttagttatttggttagattaagagttgaaccttctatttatgtacactttgtcggcgtattatgcgattaagtttttattttttatagttccattactggctcatcaaatgttctgaaaccagtaaatgaacagtgtgttcatttactggtgtcgcgtaaatttcatttttttcccaaatgtatatgtaaacgcaatcgtattgagcttgttttttgtgattctgcatagaaaacgattctgattcatttagccagtattggaacaaaccaaatttctatagtccatttactagatttgtcatgcctatgtatgaacaatactaaatttggcttgttcatttattggatttctactaattctatgtatgaacaggGTGACCACGAATAatgcagtgacaagtttattattttaagcattatttggtgagcatgaccccttttcatcaatatatgcacgtcggttcttgttttaatggttgattttattttttccttttaatatgtaacgggtttctatgttattggtgaataaccatcattttattacattttaatcgattcgaagtcaatatggaggtataaaaagatataaacgctatcgctatacctattaaaatagagccggaaacggtgtttgtgataaaaatgattttattatgctaattaaaaagagttaaataatgttcattcactgggtttttcggtgttcattcactagtttttatgttcattcattaggtttttgggtagtttttggtaaattctggtataactcaaaaactatgaaagtaattaaaaatcgcagaaattactttcttatttattaaatgacgattgattaaattgcagttaattattcctattattaatgaatgctgagcaatgatttttcaaacttggataattgcttaagtgttcattcactggtggtcttaccctacTCAGTATAAATACACAGCAATAAAtacattacacatattttttcgcCAAGCTGCATGACATGACATCTAACGAtatctttcatattgattgtcactgtgacaaggtacgaaatgggtcggaaattagATTCTTggactgtacctatattttcATTTTCCAATCCCTCTTGTGCTTTGCTTACTTCTAAATCATTATACATGCTTATAAAAAAGACTGTTGAATCTAAAGAGTTAGTTTTATTTAGCCCGtaaacatacctacctaatccAAAATTGCGACCGTAAAAGGACAATGGACAGGAAATAAATGTGTCCATTTTGTATAGAAATggaaaaatagtacattactacagaggccgggacgaaaggggttgccggccgaagacatatagacggccgagcgaagcgaggccggataggtctgagcgcgggcaaccccatttcccgccgaggtatgtatagtgcttttctcaaacatgcaatgaaattaataaaataaaaaatccacgaaacccaagttttaatttataggaaaaactaaaagtaaactacgcccaaaatataaccaacacgtacctatatcattatcacgcgtatgttttacacgagtcgtgtatttttactacccgtatattttcatgtatctttgattttttcgccttgtatccgtctgactgtcgttttcgtcacataagtttacatagtctttcatgttgatatcatgtttcacatacatcgttgctttatgcatggagtaaataagtataatttccacagtgttgacgaatttgtagttacattcatttaaaatatgccacaaaactgtttctaataaactgtaagccatttttcttagtttctcaaataataaaattgccataacatacacatacttcgtctttgacttggcggtagaggcagcaagttatttaaaatcaaatctgcttacgctgccaattccaacacctacgattacaaataatattaatttcattatttcgtcggaactcatattaaagtcaaaaaatcaacaacgcaccataaatccaataaaacagaatgaatatttttcaactttagctccaacaatttaaaaaatataactacgcgtgtttgagtagacctttttaccgctaacgtttagatgaaatattttaaatgttttttctcaaacatgcaatgaaatattgatgttatgttccttataataggctgcgaagtatgacgtttcaggtgcggctaggacaaaaagtcgttaatggaatttcatacacatcttgcaggcctaggccggcaaagtcctcttttttaattttcatttcacagatatttgtgacacagcatcgtggcattcatccattaaaaaaaaactagaggcagtatttgctttatggttcgtaatgacactctgccactacgcctataaaaaaaaaacaaaaaacaatgtttgctataatttgcagttttatttgtataaaatcaacatgaatttaataaataatacattctataattttaaattataaatttaactacacaaataaaaacatttaaaatatttcatctaaacgttggcttccctttatcttgcataatatcgattgtccgaaatacacttcgcatagcaggtttcgcagaaacatttttaaccgaatgatacttttgcataattgtataattagcataactgtcatgtcgcataacattcatttggcagaattttgaatagcagaatactactatcgtcgattttacatacgcagaattgtatgtagcataaattacattccaccgaatttcttatggcatattgctcatattgtagacttgaatttcgcagaatgttatgcagcagaataaaagttctgccgaaattgttaccgcataatactcatgtcgctgactgaacctacacaaaaggaattgctgccagaactacaggttaagttaggttagaactgcgacccctacataaaaggaattgctgccagaactataggttaggttaggttacaaatgcgacccctacacaaaagaaattgttgccagaactgtaggttaggttaggttagaactgcgacccctactcaaaagagggtgcgtaacggtccatataacaacttttgatatatttttagtcgatataacgattgagggacataatgcacttttgctataacaatacatggtatattcttaaagagtctaactatcgtcaagtataatgaacttgtaatataacaacttctaatctaacattaacagcgtatataattaagttcgatataacgctcagttggcataatgtagtactggtataatttgtaatatttactactattataacaacctacgtattcgaacttaaggcaggtctcagttaggtacgacgacgagcgaagcgaggaggagtgttaggtagaactgcgaccctacagcgcgcgagccgagcgagcgaagcgagcgtgccgcggtagcggccggcgaagcgccagaaccgactttttttattataacctcaacttgaatacattataccataaatacttataacaaatattcattatatccagtaaacgtcatatcgaatagcttttatatcgattaaacattatatcccatgaaaatagttattttgttgttatatcaaatgttcattataccgcttaagtgattatacaccatgaaattatatcaaaagttgttataattttgaaaatatatcaaaaattgttatacggatcattacacacccctcaaaagaaactgcttccagaactgtaggttaggttaggttagaactgcgacccctactcaaaagaaactgcttccagaactgtaggttaggttaggttagaactgcgacccctactcaaaagaaactgcttccagaagtaGTGCTAATAGTATTTGTGCAATTTACGCTTTATACGAAAGTACTATAACATAAATCGAATTACAATCAAGaattagcaaaatattattCGATTTTATATCTGTATGCGATACCTATTTCGGCGAGAAACTAACTatccatcaaaatattattctcatcaacagtatgccaatgaattattctgcctaaggaaattgtgcgaaaagacagtatgccaagtacatattatgcgacgcaattttcggcaaatcaattattcgattatagtattattcttcaaattgagattatgccattgcattattctgctttacaaaattgtgcgaaacaacagtatgccatgaaacttatgcaaaaagtaattctgcgaaatgatgattctgccaagggttgctatgcgaaagtaaaatatgacaataaattttatgcaacatattagtaatccctaaacgttagcggtaaaaaggtctactcaaacacgcgtagttatattttttaaattgttatggaggtaaagttgaatgatattcattctgttttattggatttatggtgcgttgttgattttttgactttaatatgagttccgacgaaataatgaaattaatattaattgtaatcgtaggtgttggaattggcagcgtaagcagaattgattttaaataacttgctacctctgccgccaagtcaaagacgaagtatgtatatggttgcttatggcaattttattatttgagaaactaagaaaaatggcttacagtttattagaaacagttttgtggcatattttaaatgaatgtaactacaaattcgtcaacactgtggaaattatacttatttactccatgcataaagcaacgatgtatgtgaaacgtgatatcaacatga encodes:
- the LOC134674954 gene encoding uncharacterized protein LOC134674954; the encoded protein is MTADKKSSWRCISCRQCDSSDVLADLVKEVKGFKSQFNKMQEGLDQANQGITNIEGKLGMLETRLDDLTTRLTLAEAKVDRLPAVESSLKSLESELAALKVNESGREQFGRLNNIEISGVPQTNGENLMSILGGICVTVGFNLCETDVDTIHRVRRFQSSLSSKENADSRPPAIIVRFCQRRRKDELVAAARARRGLTSADAGLTGPAVAIYLNEHLTTGNKILLRKARDKKVELNYDYLWVKQCKIFMRKNDKSRVFVITDDTDLKKLK